A part of bacterium genomic DNA contains:
- a CDS encoding HAMP domain-containing sensor histidine kinase, which produces MSRPRRLPVSLAARFGLLLLLLLCLQALLTGLLVSRWIRARDLALHQVELREQAGLILPAVEDSLRAWAGMGPLISRRAELRHRMQLSLGRPQVMSLVWLDAGGNLAAAGFLAEDPRLGELKELALAGLSPAALERWAAARELALVARPAAEGWLLLAGSRGGGLWRSGGQGLLIAILAVSAAIAGLAAWLLARPLLRRLGQFHAAFIRLGRGEMDSRLPTGRDDELGGLAREFNRMAARLEDLTAELEKGDRRRRQLVSEVSHELGAPLTTIMGNLDLLLRQPLPDETRRAIQLCMAQARRLDALVTDLLDLARLDEAGLHLQRRPLDLADLVDGEIAAVELACLDRGIALEWRRPATPALVLADESRLAQVLRNLLRNAVNQLAAGPEGEARLAVRLETAEDQVRLEVEDNGPGIHPADLAYIFDRYHRPHSSRGEGSGLGLCISRRLAELHDGALEGLSRGVSQGAVFVLTLPRAH; this is translated from the coding sequence GTGAGCCGCCCGCGGCGCCTGCCCGTCAGTCTGGCCGCCCGCTTCGGCCTGCTGCTGCTCCTCCTGCTCTGCCTGCAGGCCCTCCTCACCGGCCTGCTCGTCTCCCGCTGGATCCGCGCCCGCGACCTGGCCCTGCACCAGGTGGAGCTGCGCGAACAGGCCGGCCTCATCCTGCCCGCGGTGGAGGACAGCCTGCGGGCCTGGGCCGGGATGGGCCCCCTCATCAGCCGGCGGGCCGAACTGCGCCACCGCATGCAGCTCAGCCTGGGACGGCCCCAGGTGATGAGCCTGGTCTGGCTGGACGCCGGGGGCAACCTGGCGGCGGCCGGCTTCCTGGCGGAGGATCCCCGCCTGGGCGAACTCAAGGAGCTGGCCCTGGCCGGACTATCCCCCGCCGCCCTCGAGCGCTGGGCCGCCGCGCGGGAGCTGGCCCTGGTGGCGCGCCCCGCCGCCGAGGGCTGGCTGCTGCTGGCCGGGTCGCGGGGAGGCGGCCTCTGGCGGTCCGGCGGACAGGGGCTGCTCATCGCCATCCTGGCGGTTTCGGCCGCCATCGCCGGCCTGGCCGCCTGGCTGCTGGCCCGTCCTCTCCTGAGACGCCTGGGCCAGTTCCATGCCGCCTTCATCCGCCTGGGCCGGGGGGAGATGGACAGCCGCCTGCCGACGGGACGCGACGACGAACTGGGCGGGTTGGCGCGGGAGTTCAACCGGATGGCGGCCCGCCTTGAGGACCTGACCGCCGAGCTGGAGAAAGGAGACCGCCGCCGCCGGCAGCTGGTCAGCGAGGTCAGCCATGAGTTGGGCGCCCCCCTGACCACGATCATGGGCAACCTGGATCTCCTCCTGCGGCAGCCATTGCCAGACGAGACCCGCCGCGCCATCCAGCTGTGCATGGCCCAGGCCCGGCGGCTGGACGCCCTCGTCACCGACCTGCTCGACCTGGCCCGGCTCGACGAGGCCGGCCTTCACCTGCAGCGGCGACCGCTCGATCTGGCCGACCTGGTGGACGGCGAGATCGCCGCCGTCGAGCTGGCCTGCCTGGACCGGGGCATCGCCCTGGAGTGGAGGCGTCCCGCCACGCCGGCCCTGGTCCTGGCCGACGAGTCCCGCCTGGCGCAGGTGCTGCGCAACCTGCTGCGCAATGCCGTCAACCAGTTGGCGGCCGGGCCGGAGGGCGAGGCCCGCCTTGCCGTGCGCCTTGAGACAGCTGAGGATCAGGTCCGTCTGGAGGTGGAGGACAACGGCCCCGGCATCCACCCGGCGGACCTGGCTTACATCTTCGATCGCTACCACCGGCCCCACAGCAGCCGCGGCGAGGGCAGCGGCCTGGGCCTATGCATCAGCCGGCGCCTGGCGGAACTGCATGATGGCGCGCTGGAAGGGCTCTCCCGGGGAGTGAGCCAGGGCGCCGTCTTCGTGCTGACACTGCCCCGCGCCCATTGA
- a CDS encoding glutamine synthetase family protein: protein MNHDKGQVERVTALIKKAGIRFINLHFTDISGIVKSVGIPVSMWQDVLDHGQWFDGSSIQGFARIAESDMMLVPDLPTFVQIPWDEDVPTARVICDVHHPDGSPFEGDPRRVLRRMVLAAEAEGFTYFTGTELEFFLFKPQPDGSLLPLLPQDRAGYFDVSTDLAHTVRRHMVDHLVQLGLEIEALHHEVAIGQHEINFKYDKALATADKAITLRLAVKAVAQKHGLYATFMPKPIHGENGSGMHTNQSLWQNGRNAFIGKKDQHGLSELAKHFIAGQLSHARAMSAVIAPLVNSYKRLVPGYEAPVYVSWASQNRSALIRVPRISPGRENATRIELRCPDPSANPYLAFAVMLAAGLDGVKNKLPAPRAAEEDLFHVSEARRMRMVSMPGSLGEAVREYKKSRLIRRVFGDDLFQSYLVAKTKEWDAYRTQVTQWELDRYLAIY, encoded by the coding sequence ATGAACCACGACAAGGGACAGGTGGAGAGGGTCACGGCGCTGATCAAGAAAGCGGGCATCCGCTTCATCAATCTCCATTTCACGGACATCAGCGGCATTGTGAAAAGCGTGGGGATCCCGGTCAGCATGTGGCAGGACGTGCTGGACCACGGGCAATGGTTCGACGGCAGCTCGATCCAGGGTTTTGCCCGCATCGCCGAGAGCGACATGATGCTGGTGCCCGACCTGCCCACCTTCGTGCAGATTCCCTGGGACGAGGACGTGCCCACCGCCCGCGTCATCTGCGACGTCCACCACCCCGACGGCTCCCCCTTCGAGGGCGACCCGCGGCGCGTGCTGCGCCGCATGGTCCTGGCGGCGGAGGCGGAGGGATTCACCTACTTCACCGGCACCGAACTGGAGTTCTTCCTCTTCAAGCCCCAGCCGGACGGCAGCCTGCTCCCGCTGCTGCCCCAGGACCGCGCCGGCTATTTCGACGTCTCCACCGACCTGGCCCACACCGTGCGCCGCCACATGGTGGACCACCTGGTGCAACTGGGGCTGGAGATCGAGGCCCTGCACCACGAGGTGGCCATCGGCCAGCACGAGATCAATTTCAAGTACGACAAGGCCCTGGCCACGGCGGACAAGGCCATCACCCTGCGCCTGGCGGTCAAGGCCGTCGCCCAGAAGCACGGGCTCTACGCCACCTTCATGCCCAAGCCCATCCACGGCGAGAACGGCTCCGGCATGCACACCAACCAGAGCCTCTGGCAGAATGGCCGCAACGCCTTCATCGGGAAGAAGGACCAACACGGCCTGAGCGAGCTGGCCAAGCACTTCATCGCCGGACAGCTCAGCCACGCCCGCGCCATGAGCGCCGTCATCGCGCCGCTGGTCAACAGCTACAAGCGCCTGGTGCCGGGTTACGAGGCGCCGGTCTACGTCAGCTGGGCCAGCCAGAACCGCTCGGCCCTCATCCGCGTGCCGCGCATCAGCCCCGGCCGCGAGAATGCCACCCGCATCGAGCTGCGCTGCCCGGATCCCTCGGCCAACCCCTACCTCGCCTTCGCCGTGATGCTGGCCGCCGGACTGGACGGCGTCAAGAACAAGCTGCCGGCCCCCCGCGCCGCCGAGGAGGACCTCTTCCACGTCTCCGAGGCGCGCCGCATGCGCATGGTGTCCATGCCGGGCTCCCTGGGGGAGGCGGTGCGCGAGTACAAGAAGAGCCGCCTCATCCGCCGCGTCTTCGGCGACGATCTCTTCCAGTCCTATCTCGTGGCCAAGACCAAGGAGTGGGATGCCTACCGCACGCAAGTCACACAGTGGGAGCTGGACCGCTACCTGGCCATCTATTGA
- a CDS encoding DUF2089 family protein — protein sequence MDSWQRLTHWTQGKEFRIERVRLPGEDLVIEGSFEPSPLARLKAEDQVFIAAFVRSHGSIKQMEESFGLSYPTIKNRLRRLSEELSFLDVQIEREAAPPAAGRVGRLLDGLERGSLSVKEILEQLETSGSDPESPVK from the coding sequence ATGGACAGCTGGCAACGCCTGACCCACTGGACCCAGGGCAAGGAGTTCCGCATCGAACGGGTGCGGCTACCCGGCGAGGACCTGGTCATCGAGGGCTCCTTCGAGCCCTCACCCCTGGCCCGCCTCAAGGCGGAGGACCAGGTCTTCATCGCCGCCTTCGTCCGCTCCCATGGGTCCATCAAGCAGATGGAGGAAAGCTTCGGCCTCAGCTACCCCACCATCAAGAACCGGCTCCGCCGCCTGTCGGAGGAGTTGAGCTTCCTGGACGTGCAGATCGAGCGGGAGGCGGCGCCCCCCGCCGCCGGCCGGGTGGGGCGGCTGCTGGATGGCTTGGAGCGCGGCAGCCTGAGTGTCAAGGAGATCCTCGAACAACTGGAGACCTCGGGGTCCGATCCGGAATCCCCGGTGAAGTAA
- a CDS encoding cytochrome c3 family protein — protein MQAVDRFLRVGLPLTVVSVLITVILVGWNTQPDRYHMGYAPEQPIPYSHKVHAGDNQIPCEYCHSGAREGRHAMVPALEACFKCHELTLPDSPHIQRLKAALEAGESFPWKRVHDLPDHVYFDHSPHVALGIACQECHGPVERMEIVEQVLNMRMGACLQCHRGQREWSTPVPPPREGMVAAAAGHPTGPTNCNACHR, from the coding sequence ATGCAGGCAGTTGACCGCTTCCTTCGCGTTGGTCTGCCGTTGACGGTGGTCAGTGTGCTGATCACCGTCATTCTGGTGGGCTGGAACACCCAACCGGACCGCTATCACATGGGTTACGCCCCGGAGCAGCCCATTCCTTATTCCCACAAGGTCCATGCGGGGGACAACCAGATCCCCTGCGAGTACTGCCACAGCGGAGCCCGCGAAGGCCGCCATGCCATGGTGCCGGCCCTGGAGGCCTGTTTCAAGTGCCATGAGCTCACCCTGCCGGACAGCCCGCACATCCAGCGCCTGAAGGCGGCCCTGGAAGCGGGCGAGAGCTTCCCCTGGAAGCGGGTCCACGACCTGCCCGACCACGTCTATTTCGACCACAGCCCCCACGTCGCCCTGGGCATTGCCTGCCAGGAGTGCCACGGCCCCGTGGAGCGCATGGAGATCGTGGAACAAGTGCTCAACATGAGGATGGGCGCTTGCCTGCAATGCCATCGCGGCCAGCGCGAGTGGTCCACCCCCGTGCCGCCGCCCCGCGAAGGAATGGTGGCCGCGGCCGCGGGCCACCCCACGGGGCCCACCAACTGCAACGCCTGTCATCGTTGA
- a CDS encoding TAT-variant-translocated molybdopterin oxidoreductase — MDNRPASLDPSRFWRLADERAGDPRVAGLAAREFVPGSAQAPEDPAAGMSRRRFLGLLGASAALAAGTAGCGRDIDRGSIVPYTRRPEDGQPGRAVWYATSWAEGCWAFPLLVKTREARPILIEGNDRHGDSQGSAPVRAQAELLALYDPERLQGPRRESAAVTWEEAETALAAALRGGRALLVVPAVLSPARQALLERLEQALPALEIVSWEAAAPHGALAASAGLSGAQLLPRLHLDRAQVVLGLEAELFSGEGEVTRQIRGFVAGRHFESREGASPRTMNRLWAAESRMTLTGGKSDQRLPLRASRLGALGFALARRLGELGRTLPAGLPAGPSLAELAAAEGLDAALLEQLAQDLQQADRAALVVAGHSADADAHAAAWLLNHMLGAEGHTVELRPAALRPLATPAALAALAGRLARGEYSAAVLWEANPLYDAPGDWTQALAGVDQRFRLGTLPDESAAACAWTLATHHWLESWGDLAGGLLQQPVVAPLYDTRQGEDLFLAVLRGLGQDVPTSAEDWLKSRWRGEWTRLNSPLAFEAFWHSALHDGFATQPAAVPPPAGRWEALARLAPAAAPTEGLELVLHADRHLGDGRGANIGWLQELPDPVTKCTWGNPLALSPADARRLGLQDGDSVRLAAAGHELACTALVQPGQREGTIALALGHGRRALGVAEGIGVNAFPLLADGRFILSARLERAGGKGSVHTTQEHHLMEGRDLVRSLSVAAYAAGGTGAPDHGGGHDATLPTGHDHGVAMEEQAPLSLYPDHEYKGHKWGMVIDLTACVGCAGCVIACQAENNIPVVGPERIDEGREMHWLRIDRYYEGGLDNPDMVFQPMLCQHCDHAPCENVCPVAATTHSEDGLNQMTYNRCVGTRYCANNCPYKVRHFNYFDYTGGLAEVLQLAANPEVSIRPRGVMEKCTFCVQRIQVVRSQALSEGRPVADGEVRPACAVACAAGAITFGDLNGETLVARRAASDRRHKVLEELGVRPAVTYLAEVRNPIAAGDAHES, encoded by the coding sequence ATGGATAATCGACCCGCCTCCCTTGATCCGTCCCGCTTCTGGCGCCTGGCGGACGAGCGGGCCGGAGATCCGCGCGTGGCCGGCCTGGCCGCCCGCGAGTTCGTCCCGGGCAGCGCCCAGGCGCCGGAGGATCCGGCCGCCGGCATGTCCCGCCGCCGCTTCCTGGGACTGCTGGGCGCCTCGGCCGCCCTCGCCGCCGGCACGGCGGGTTGCGGCCGCGACATCGATCGAGGCAGCATCGTGCCCTACACGCGGCGTCCCGAGGACGGCCAGCCCGGGCGGGCCGTCTGGTACGCCACCTCATGGGCGGAGGGCTGCTGGGCCTTCCCGTTGCTGGTGAAGACGCGCGAGGCGCGCCCCATTCTCATCGAAGGGAACGACCGGCACGGCGACAGCCAGGGCAGCGCTCCCGTGCGCGCCCAGGCCGAACTGCTCGCCCTCTATGATCCGGAGCGGCTTCAGGGTCCGCGGCGCGAGAGCGCCGCCGTCACCTGGGAAGAAGCGGAGACGGCCCTGGCCGCCGCCCTGCGCGGCGGCCGCGCGCTGCTGGTGGTGCCGGCCGTGCTCTCACCTGCCCGCCAGGCCTTGTTGGAGCGCCTGGAACAGGCCCTTCCCGCCCTCGAGATCGTCTCCTGGGAGGCGGCCGCCCCCCACGGCGCCCTGGCCGCCTCCGCCGGGTTGAGCGGGGCGCAGCTGCTGCCCCGCCTTCACCTGGACCGGGCCCAGGTCGTGCTTGGCCTCGAGGCCGAGCTCTTCTCCGGCGAGGGCGAGGTGACGCGCCAGATCCGCGGCTTCGTGGCCGGCCGGCACTTCGAATCCCGCGAGGGGGCCTCCCCCCGGACCATGAACCGGCTGTGGGCGGCGGAGTCCCGCATGACCCTCACCGGCGGCAAGTCCGACCAGCGCCTCCCCCTGCGCGCCTCCCGTCTGGGAGCGCTGGGCTTCGCCCTGGCCCGCCGCCTGGGTGAACTGGGCCGGACCCTTCCCGCCGGCCTGCCGGCCGGTCCCTCGCTGGCGGAACTGGCCGCCGCCGAGGGCCTGGACGCCGCCCTCCTCGAGCAGTTGGCGCAGGATCTGCAACAGGCGGACCGCGCCGCCCTGGTCGTGGCCGGACACAGCGCCGACGCCGACGCCCATGCCGCCGCTTGGCTGCTCAACCACATGCTGGGCGCCGAGGGCCACACGGTCGAGCTGCGGCCCGCCGCCCTGCGGCCCCTGGCCACCCCGGCCGCCCTTGCCGCCCTGGCCGGACGCCTGGCGCGCGGCGAATACAGCGCTGCCGTGCTGTGGGAGGCCAACCCCCTCTACGACGCCCCCGGCGACTGGACCCAGGCTCTGGCCGGCGTCGATCAGCGCTTCCGGCTGGGCACTCTGCCCGATGAGAGCGCGGCCGCCTGCGCCTGGACCCTGGCCACCCACCACTGGCTGGAGAGCTGGGGCGACCTGGCGGGCGGCCTGCTGCAGCAGCCGGTGGTGGCGCCGCTCTACGACACGCGCCAGGGTGAGGACCTCTTCCTCGCCGTGCTGCGCGGCCTGGGCCAGGATGTCCCCACCTCGGCCGAGGACTGGCTGAAGTCCCGCTGGCGCGGGGAATGGACCCGCCTGAACAGCCCGCTGGCCTTCGAGGCCTTCTGGCATTCCGCCCTGCACGACGGGTTCGCCACCCAGCCCGCCGCAGTCCCGCCGCCGGCCGGACGTTGGGAGGCCCTGGCCCGCCTCGCCCCCGCCGCCGCGCCGACGGAAGGCCTGGAACTGGTGCTCCACGCCGACCGCCACCTGGGCGACGGGCGCGGAGCCAACATCGGCTGGCTGCAGGAGCTGCCGGATCCGGTCACCAAGTGCACCTGGGGCAATCCCCTCGCCCTCTCCCCCGCCGACGCCCGCCGCCTGGGCCTCCAGGACGGCGACTCGGTGCGGTTGGCGGCGGCCGGGCACGAGCTGGCCTGCACGGCGCTGGTGCAGCCCGGCCAGCGGGAGGGCACCATCGCCCTGGCGCTGGGACACGGACGCCGCGCCCTGGGCGTGGCCGAGGGGATCGGCGTCAATGCCTTCCCCCTGTTGGCGGATGGGCGTTTCATCCTGTCCGCCCGCCTGGAGCGCGCCGGCGGCAAGGGGAGCGTCCACACCACCCAGGAGCACCATCTGATGGAGGGCCGCGATCTGGTGCGCAGCCTGTCCGTGGCGGCCTACGCCGCCGGCGGGACGGGCGCCCCCGACCATGGCGGGGGCCATGACGCGACCCTGCCCACCGGCCACGACCACGGCGTGGCGATGGAGGAGCAGGCGCCCCTCTCCCTCTACCCGGACCACGAGTACAAGGGCCACAAGTGGGGCATGGTGATCGACCTGACCGCCTGCGTGGGCTGCGCCGGCTGCGTGATCGCCTGCCAGGCGGAGAACAACATCCCCGTGGTGGGGCCGGAACGCATCGACGAGGGGCGCGAGATGCACTGGCTGCGCATCGACCGCTACTACGAGGGCGGCCTCGACAACCCGGACATGGTCTTCCAGCCCATGCTCTGCCAGCACTGCGACCACGCCCCCTGCGAGAACGTCTGCCCCGTGGCGGCCACCACCCACAGCGAGGACGGTCTCAACCAGATGACCTACAACCGCTGCGTGGGCACGCGCTACTGCGCCAACAACTGCCCCTACAAGGTGCGCCACTTCAACTACTTCGACTACACGGGCGGCCTGGCCGAGGTGCTGCAGCTGGCGGCCAACCCGGAGGTGAGCATCCGCCCCCGCGGCGTGATGGAGAAGTGCACCTTCTGCGTGCAGCGCATCCAGGTGGTGAGGAGCCAGGCCCTGAGCGAGGGACGCCCCGTGGCGGACGGCGAGGTGCGGCCCGCCTGCGCCGTGGCCTGCGCCGCCGGGGCCATCACCTTCGGCGACCTCAACGGGGAGACGCTGGTGGCGCGCCGGGCCGCCTCCGATCGCCGCCACAAGGTGCTGGAGGAGCTGGGCGTGCGCCCGGCGGTGACCTACCTGGCCGAAGTCCGCAACCCGATCGCCGCGGGAGACGCCCATGAGTCCTGA
- the nrfD gene encoding NrfD/PsrC family molybdoenzyme membrane anchor subunit yields the protein MSPDAILAEVRPKPIVVGEVSLGMVDDAVFQPMERKPPLAWWVAIAFTTALMLAGFALIGYTFYMGIGVWGNNDPVFWGWDITNFVFWVGIGHAGTLISAVLFLFRQRWRNAIARLAEAMTIFAVMCAGIFPAIHVGRPWLAFWLFPYPNQRGMWINFNSPLAWDVFAVSTYFTVSLFFWYVGLIPDLASARDRAKGVVQRAVYGALSLGWRGAARHWNHYEKAYMILAGLATPLVLSVHSIVSFDFATSVIPGWHTTIFPPYFVAGAVFSGFAMVVTVLVFVRRIMGLEHLITMDHMEVMNKVILVTGSMVGYAYGMEFFIAWYGGVPYEHFVFMNRATGPYAWAYWTMVSCNVIAPQLFWFRRIRRSLAAMFAISIVVNIGMWFERFVIIATSLHRDYLPSAWGYYRPTLVDMGIFAGTFGLFFTMILLFARTLPVIATAELKAVLPGAQPRHGGHHE from the coding sequence ATGAGTCCTGACGCCATCCTGGCCGAGGTCCGCCCCAAGCCAATTGTCGTGGGCGAGGTCAGCCTGGGCATGGTGGACGATGCCGTCTTCCAGCCCATGGAGCGCAAGCCGCCGCTCGCCTGGTGGGTGGCCATCGCCTTCACCACGGCCCTCATGCTGGCCGGCTTCGCCCTCATCGGCTACACCTTCTACATGGGGATCGGGGTCTGGGGCAACAACGACCCCGTCTTCTGGGGCTGGGACATCACCAACTTCGTCTTCTGGGTGGGCATCGGCCACGCCGGCACGCTGATCAGCGCCGTGCTCTTCCTCTTCCGCCAGCGCTGGCGCAACGCCATCGCGCGTCTGGCCGAGGCCATGACCATCTTCGCCGTGATGTGCGCCGGCATCTTCCCCGCCATCCACGTGGGCCGGCCCTGGCTCGCCTTCTGGCTCTTCCCCTACCCCAACCAGCGCGGCATGTGGATCAACTTCAACAGCCCGCTGGCCTGGGACGTCTTCGCCGTCAGCACCTACTTCACCGTCTCCCTCTTCTTCTGGTACGTGGGCCTCATCCCCGACCTCGCCAGCGCCCGGGACCGGGCCAAAGGAGTCGTCCAGCGGGCGGTCTACGGCGCCCTGAGCCTGGGCTGGCGCGGGGCGGCGCGGCACTGGAACCACTACGAGAAGGCCTACATGATCCTGGCCGGACTGGCCACGCCGCTGGTGCTCTCCGTGCACAGCATCGTCTCCTTCGACTTCGCCACCAGCGTCATCCCCGGCTGGCACACCACCATCTTCCCGCCCTATTTCGTGGCCGGCGCCGTCTTCAGCGGCTTCGCCATGGTGGTGACCGTCCTCGTCTTCGTGCGCCGCATCATGGGCCTCGAGCACCTCATCACCATGGACCACATGGAGGTGATGAACAAGGTGATCCTGGTGACGGGCTCGATGGTGGGCTACGCCTACGGCATGGAGTTCTTCATCGCCTGGTACGGCGGCGTGCCCTACGAGCACTTCGTGTTCATGAACCGCGCCACCGGCCCCTATGCCTGGGCCTACTGGACGATGGTCAGCTGCAACGTCATCGCGCCGCAGCTCTTCTGGTTCCGGCGCATCCGCCGCTCGCTGGCCGCCATGTTCGCCATCTCCATCGTCGTCAACATCGGCATGTGGTTCGAGCGCTTCGTCATCATCGCCACCAGCCTGCACCGGGACTACCTGCCCAGCGCCTGGGGCTACTATCGGCCCACCCTGGTGGACATGGGCATCTTTGCCGGCACCTTCGGCCTCTTCTTCACCATGATCCTGCTCTTCGCCCGCACCCTGCCCGTCATCGCCACGGCGGAGCTGAAGGCCGTGCTGCCCGGCGCCCAGCCCCGGCATGGAGGCCACCATGAGTGA